In one Mesorhizobium australicum genomic region, the following are encoded:
- a CDS encoding branched-chain amino acid ABC transporter permease: protein MNTVADILFGGLFQGSLYAMMAVGLALVWTTIGVFNFSHGVLMMLGAYVAWQLVALGLPPFAAFPLAVVLMAGVGWLLQATVVRPLIGRANLVLVVVITTLAAGSLIENGVLVTWGPRSKQVPPLLEGNAMIGGIGVSMHQIAIIVITPIILGALWLFLSRTRLGLALRAVAQNEDASRLVGLNVTALYALAFGIAAALAALAGIFLGGYRFMTPVMGADPLLKALIVVVFGGISSISGPIFAAYVIGFFEAICSYYFGLYWTPALLFAALILTLMIRPEGLFSTSSGRGLA from the coding sequence ATGAACACCGTGGCGGATATCCTGTTCGGCGGCCTGTTCCAGGGCTCGCTCTACGCCATGATGGCGGTCGGCCTCGCGCTGGTCTGGACCACGATCGGCGTGTTCAACTTCAGCCATGGCGTGCTGATGATGCTCGGCGCCTATGTCGCCTGGCAGCTTGTAGCTCTTGGGCTGCCGCCCTTCGCGGCCTTCCCGCTGGCGGTGGTGCTGATGGCCGGCGTCGGCTGGCTGCTGCAGGCGACAGTGGTCAGGCCGCTGATCGGCCGCGCCAATCTGGTTCTGGTCGTCGTCATCACCACGCTCGCCGCAGGCTCGCTGATCGAGAACGGCGTGCTCGTCACCTGGGGACCGCGCTCGAAGCAGGTCCCGCCGCTGCTCGAGGGCAATGCCATGATCGGCGGCATCGGTGTGTCGATGCACCAGATCGCGATCATCGTCATCACGCCGATCATCCTGGGTGCGCTGTGGCTGTTCCTCAGCCGCACGCGCCTGGGCCTCGCGCTGCGCGCGGTCGCGCAGAACGAGGATGCGAGCCGGCTCGTCGGCCTCAACGTGACGGCGCTCTACGCGCTCGCCTTCGGCATCGCTGCGGCACTCGCGGCGCTCGCCGGCATCTTCCTCGGCGGCTACCGCTTCATGACGCCGGTCATGGGCGCAGATCCGCTGCTCAAGGCGCTGATCGTCGTCGTCTTCGGCGGCATATCGAGCATCTCGGGCCCCATTTTCGCGGCCTATGTGATCGGCTTCTTCGAGGCCATCTGCAGCTACTATTTCGGTTTGTACTGGACACCGGCTCTGCTCTTCGCCGCGCTCATCCTGACGCTTATGATCCGGCCTGAGGGATTGTTCTCGACCAGCAGCGGCAGGGGGCTCGCATGA
- a CDS encoding M20 family metallopeptidase, whose translation MSDTEATIKAVQDFIEKDRDFVINLTRDIVRIPSVNPKFETGEGLNREGDVQALLEKAIKEEGFATEQFDALPGRPNLIGEKPGSEEKSLILCGHIDVVPTGALKDWTVDPFGGEIRDGKLYGRGAIDMKGGVAACVAAMRALNRTDVKLDGRLAFHSVVDEEAGGGGAIDNVRRGKLAKAILVAEPSWGDVHPAEGGLEWARVTIRGRNGHSAFRFNEIYPQQHTPDRIAPAVNAIDIAARFIQAVHLFEQNRVRARAHPLLPAGMNTINIGVMWGGTALGDNGLPTVMTNPAIIPDAVVLDLDMKFLPDETSKQYRKDFEDFVAHFCAMDDRLKANPIKIDWELGGLYFAPMNTSPDHPLVASLMKRQAAIGKSPTMKGFIAVCDAAHYAGAGVDGVIFGPGGDGFHGVNEYVDVESLVSSAKVIAAAVVDWCGIKA comes from the coding sequence ATGTCGGACACGGAAGCCACGATCAAAGCCGTCCAGGACTTCATCGAGAAGGACCGGGATTTCGTCATAAACCTGACGCGCGACATCGTCCGCATCCCGTCGGTCAATCCGAAGTTCGAGACCGGCGAGGGCCTCAACCGTGAGGGTGACGTCCAGGCCCTGCTGGAAAAGGCCATCAAGGAAGAAGGCTTTGCCACCGAACAGTTCGACGCGCTGCCCGGTCGCCCGAACCTGATCGGCGAGAAGCCCGGCTCCGAGGAGAAGAGCCTGATCCTGTGCGGCCACATCGACGTGGTGCCGACCGGCGCGCTGAAGGACTGGACGGTCGATCCGTTCGGCGGCGAGATCCGCGACGGCAAGCTGTACGGACGCGGCGCGATCGACATGAAGGGCGGCGTGGCGGCCTGCGTCGCGGCCATGCGCGCGCTCAACCGGACGGACGTGAAGCTCGACGGACGGCTCGCCTTCCACTCGGTGGTCGACGAGGAAGCGGGCGGCGGCGGTGCCATCGACAACGTCAGGCGCGGCAAACTGGCCAAGGCGATCCTCGTCGCCGAGCCGAGCTGGGGCGACGTGCATCCGGCCGAGGGCGGGCTCGAATGGGCGCGCGTGACCATCCGCGGCCGCAACGGCCATTCCGCCTTCCGCTTCAACGAGATCTATCCGCAGCAGCACACGCCCGACCGGATCGCGCCCGCCGTCAACGCCATCGACATCGCGGCCCGCTTCATCCAGGCCGTGCATCTGTTCGAGCAGAACCGCGTGCGCGCCAGGGCGCATCCGCTGCTGCCGGCCGGCATGAATACGATCAATATCGGCGTCATGTGGGGCGGCACGGCGCTGGGCGACAATGGCCTGCCGACGGTGATGACCAATCCGGCGATCATCCCGGACGCAGTGGTGCTCGACCTCGACATGAAGTTCCTGCCGGACGAGACCTCGAAGCAGTACCGCAAGGACTTCGAGGACTTCGTCGCGCATTTCTGCGCCATGGACGACAGGCTGAAGGCCAATCCGATCAAGATCGACTGGGAATTGGGCGGCCTCTATTTCGCACCGATGAATACCTCGCCCGACCATCCGCTGGTCGCCTCGCTGATGAAACGGCAGGCGGCGATCGGCAAGTCGCCGACGATGAAGGGCTTCATCGCCGTCTGCGACGCGGCGCACTACGCCGGCGCGGGCGTCGACGGCGTGATCTTTGGACCCGGTGGCGACGGCTTCCACGGCGTGAACGAATATGTCGATGTCGAGTCGCTGGTGAGCAGCGCCAAGGTGATCGCAGCCGCGGTCGTCGACTGGTGCGGCATCAAGGCCTGA
- a CDS encoding branched-chain amino acid ABC transporter permease has translation MTTASSAETMTQPSASSTIVPKAPGRVSWQREAIALAIGLVLLALAPFVFTDSYSRHVLIMVFIYAVVASNWDLSLGYGGVFNFGHIALFGIGVYAYSLLTKLAEMDPWIAMAASGIVAVLAAVLVTIPILRLKGIYIILVTFGFAQLVMQIIISQSDYTGGTQGLVRIPTLYWFDHNMVRDAKFAYFYIALGLLALSTIFLRIFVRSRMGISIVALRDNEEYAVSRGISLVRQRLITLAASAFFTGIAGAFYAAYQRNASVEVFGMSLATIILSMVLLGGTGTIYGAIIASFVLTVFSEAMADFGAWRPMITAVLILVVMLAYPGGIMGMLKSAGDLLFNRRGAGRK, from the coding sequence ATGACCACCGCCAGTTCCGCCGAGACGATGACCCAACCTTCCGCATCTTCCACGATCGTGCCGAAGGCGCCGGGCCGCGTGTCCTGGCAGCGCGAGGCGATCGCGCTCGCGATCGGCCTCGTGCTCCTGGCGCTTGCGCCCTTCGTGTTCACCGACAGCTACAGCCGCCATGTGCTCATCATGGTGTTCATCTACGCCGTCGTCGCCTCCAACTGGGATCTCAGCCTGGGCTATGGCGGCGTCTTCAACTTCGGCCACATCGCGCTGTTCGGCATCGGCGTCTACGCCTACAGCCTGCTGACCAAACTCGCCGAAATGGATCCATGGATCGCGATGGCCGCCAGCGGCATCGTGGCTGTGCTCGCGGCGGTGCTCGTGACGATCCCGATCCTGCGGCTGAAGGGCATCTACATCATCCTGGTGACCTTCGGCTTCGCGCAGCTGGTGATGCAGATCATCATCAGCCAGTCCGACTACACCGGCGGCACGCAGGGTCTCGTGCGCATCCCGACCCTCTACTGGTTCGACCACAACATGGTCCGGGATGCGAAGTTCGCCTATTTTTACATCGCTCTCGGGCTGCTGGCGCTCAGCACCATTTTCCTGCGCATCTTCGTACGCTCGCGCATGGGCATCAGCATCGTCGCGTTGCGCGACAATGAGGAATATGCCGTCAGCCGCGGTATCTCGCTGGTCCGGCAGCGGCTGATCACGCTGGCGGCCAGCGCCTTCTTCACCGGCATCGCGGGGGCCTTCTATGCCGCCTACCAGCGCAATGCGTCGGTCGAGGTCTTCGGCATGAGCCTCGCCACGATCATCCTGTCGATGGTGCTGCTCGGCGGCACCGGCACGATCTACGGCGCGATCATTGCCTCCTTCGTGCTGACGGTCTTCTCCGAGGCGATGGCGGATTTCGGCGCCTGGCGGCCGATGATCACCGCCGTCCTCATCCTCGTCGTGATGCTTGCCTATCCCGGCGGTATCATGGGCATGCTGAAGAGCGCCGGCGACCTCCTGTTCAACCGCCGCGGCGCAGGCAGGAAGTAG
- a CDS encoding amidohydrolase, translating to MTRTIPLDNSLIDEATEWRRYLHAHPETAFDEHRTADFVAAKLEEFGIEVHRGLGGTGVVGTLKRGTSPAAVGLRADMDALFIHEDNDVDYRSTVDGKMHACGHDGHMAMLLGAARHLARNGDFDGTVRFIFQPAEETGDERCGGNEMVKDGLFEKFPVQAVFGMHNFPGAPLGSFMLRPGPMLASIDTFEFHIGSELSHPHSQFYVADPLLIAASLVQDMHAFKARYVNPAEPVVLSITQFQSGNPADRQSVHVTPDKAVVRGTLYTLNDAIRGQFEAGLEKLVRNAAEASGATYKFIFERGYPVLRNAPQETEFATSVAEEVAGADKVSAAMQPVMGAEDFAFMLGKVPGCYVFLGSAREGEATPRQLHNPAYDFNDEALPVGIRYWATLAERYLSQASGRQ from the coding sequence ATGACGCGCACAATCCCGCTGGACAACAGCCTGATCGACGAGGCGACGGAGTGGCGGCGCTATCTCCACGCTCATCCCGAAACCGCCTTCGACGAGCACCGCACCGCCGATTTCGTCGCCGCCAAGCTGGAGGAGTTCGGCATCGAGGTTCATCGCGGCCTCGGCGGCACGGGCGTGGTGGGCACGCTGAAGCGGGGCACGAGCCCGGCCGCCGTCGGCCTGCGCGCCGACATGGACGCTCTCTTCATCCATGAGGACAACGACGTCGATTACCGCTCGACGGTGGACGGCAAGATGCATGCCTGCGGCCATGACGGGCATATGGCGATGCTGCTCGGAGCGGCCAGGCACCTTGCCCGAAACGGCGACTTCGACGGCACGGTGCGCTTCATCTTCCAGCCGGCGGAGGAGACGGGGGACGAGCGTTGCGGCGGCAACGAAATGGTCAAGGACGGACTGTTCGAGAAATTCCCCGTCCAGGCGGTGTTCGGCATGCACAATTTTCCCGGCGCGCCACTCGGCAGCTTCATGTTGCGTCCCGGGCCGATGCTGGCGTCCATCGACACGTTCGAGTTCCACATCGGAAGCGAACTGTCCCATCCGCATTCGCAGTTCTATGTCGCGGACCCGCTGCTCATTGCCGCCAGCCTCGTCCAGGACATGCACGCCTTCAAGGCCCGCTACGTCAATCCGGCGGAGCCGGTGGTGCTGTCGATCACCCAGTTCCAGAGCGGCAATCCGGCCGATCGGCAGAGCGTGCACGTGACGCCGGACAAGGCTGTGGTGCGCGGTACGCTCTACACGCTGAACGACGCCATTCGCGGACAGTTCGAGGCCGGACTGGAGAAGCTGGTGCGCAACGCCGCCGAGGCCAGCGGTGCGACCTACAAGTTCATCTTCGAGCGGGGCTATCCGGTGCTGCGTAACGCGCCACAAGAGACCGAATTTGCCACGTCAGTGGCGGAGGAAGTCGCAGGCGCGGACAAGGTGAGCGCGGCGATGCAGCCGGTCATGGGCGCCGAGGATTTCGCCTTCATGCTCGGCAAGGTGCCGGGCTGCTACGTGTTCCTCGGCTCGGCGCGCGAAGGCGAGGCGACGCCGCGCCAGCTTCACAATCCGGCCTATGACTTCAACGATGAGGCCCTGCCGGTGGGCATCCGCTACTGGGCGACGCTGGCGGAACGCTACCTGAGCCAGGCATCCGGCCGGCAATAA